The following proteins are encoded in a genomic region of Cryptomeria japonica chromosome 11, Sugi_1.0, whole genome shotgun sequence:
- the LOC131860031 gene encoding G-type lectin S-receptor-like serine/threonine-protein kinase At2g19130 has protein sequence MEMGRNGLLGYLLFFHVILIIFHTIDGSVVSRGDTLFLGDSLTGKQTIISMNGMFELGFFSTNGSNNWYIGIWYAEVPEKTKVWVANRETPARDRPGILKLSREGHLGLFDAKGGSVWSVNVSKKASKAVILDSGNFLMVADENISDPLWESFDHPVDTWLPGMRFGGQQKLVSWKNSLDPAPGLFSFHMDPSGVKQFVLTWNNSVQYWRSGTWNGEIFREIPEMGNKGFYNISVERVGSFLYMTYSPIHPIFKVSRFVLVNSGAIQEYNLIEGSKWNMFWSKPRDQCAVYGLCGVYGTCDSNNLTFCTCAEGFKPKDDLSWRSREWWSSGCFRQSPLSCDAENESTDQFFESNVMLPDDNYSFSLPAPTKKDCEKACLRNCSCTAFTFNPPSWACKIWSGDLLNMYSFPSQSNTNVSIRVAASALLKFHRQSSSEGKTTRIVGAMLGTIGALAVVLGIFSIVMWRKHRLRSTERYGDSSNSFLRMFSYKELKIATRNFSSKLGSGGFGSVFKGTLTDGTLVAVKKMEGSSQDEKQFRAEISSLGNVQHVNLVRLRGFCAEGSRRLLIYDFMPNGSLDSLLFTSDSKTERKVLDWKTRFEIVLGTARGLLYLHEECRDCIIHSDVKPGNILLDSNLSPKIADFGLAKLVGRGFSHVLTTTRGTRGYLAPEWISGLPITPKVDVYSFGMTLFEIISGRRNLELNVQDSSKYYFPVWAATQINQGKTINIVEEGVAEEADIEEVRRASIVGLLCIEEDEYMRPNMGQVVRMLEGKLEPRTLQIQKSLPEEEQAEQSQTSTDSGGNGIS, from the coding sequence ATGGAAATGGGAAGAAATGGTCTCTTAGGATATCTGCTCTTCTTTCATGTAATACTAATTATATTTCACACCATTGATGGGTCAGTTGTTAGTAGGGGAGATACACTTTTCTTAGGCGACTCGCTTACTGGAAAGCAAACAATAATCTCAATGAATGGGATGTTTGAATTGGGATTCTTTAGCACAAATGGAAGTAATAACTGGTATATTGGCATCTGGTATGCCGAAGTACCAGAGAAGACAAAAGTTTGGGTGGCTAATAGGGAGACTCCCGCAAGAGACAGGCCTGGCATTTTGAAGCTgtcaagagaaggtcatctgggaCTGTTTGATGCAAAAGGTGGATCTGTATGGTCGGTCAATGTGTCCAAGAAGGCTTCAAAGGCTGTAATTTTAGACTCGGGTAACTTTTTAATGGTGGCTGATGAGAATATATCTGACCCTCTTTGGGAGAGTTTCGACCATCCTGTAGACACCTGGTTACCCGGGATGAGGTTCGGTGGACAGCAAAAGTTAGTTTCTTGGAAAAACTCATTGGATCCCGCTCCTGGGCTTTTCTCCTTCCACATGGATCCATCCGGGGTTAAACAATTTGTGCTAACATGGAACAACTCTGTACAGTATTGGCGGAGCGGGACATGGAATGGCGAAATTTTCCGGGAAATCCCAGAAATGGGAAACAAAGGCTTCTACAATATCAGCGTTGAACGTGTTGGCTCATTTTTGTATATGACTTATTCACCGATTCATCCCATATTTAAGGTATCCCGTTTCGTCCTAGTTAACTCCGGGGCAATTCAAGAATACAATCTGATTGAGGGCAGCAAATGGAACATGTTCTGGTCCAAACCCAGAGATCAGTGTGCCGTATATGGTCTCTGTGGAGTTTATGGAACCTGCGACTCCAACAATCTTACCTTCTGCACCTGTGCAGAAGGGTTCAAGCCCAAAGACGATCTGTCTTGGAGATCGCGAGAGTGGTGGTCAAGTGGCTGTTTTAGGCAGAGCCCGTTGAGCTGCGATGCAGAAAATGAAAGCACTGACCAATTCTTCGAGTCGAACGTAATGTTGCCTGATGATAATTACTCTTTCTCATTACCTGCACCCACAAAAAAAGATTGCGAGAAAGCGTGTCTCCGCAACTGCTCGTGCACTGCATTTACTTTCAATCCGCCTTCATGGGCGTGCAAAATCTGGTCAGGAGATCTGCTAAACATGTACAGTTTTCCATCACAAAGCAATACAAATGTGTCCATTAGAGTAGCTGCCTCTGCACTTCTTAAGTTTCATAGGCAATCTTCCTCAGAAGGGAAAACCACACGTATTGTGGGCGCAATGCTTGGTACCATTGGTGCTCTTGCCGTTGTTTTGGGTATATTTTCGATTGTAATGTGGCGGAAGCATCGGCTACGATCGACTGAGAGGTATGGAGATTCCTCTAATTCTTTTCTTAGAATGTTTAGCTACAAGGAGTTGAAAATTGCAACTAGGAATTTCAGCTCTAAGTTGGGGAGCGGAGGATTTGGCTCAGTGTTCAAAGGAACTCTAACGGACGGTACGCTTGTGGCTGTAAAGAAAATGGAGGGTTCATCACAAGATGAGAAGCAATTCCGAGCGGAAATCAGTTCCCTTGGAAACGTTCAACATGTAAATCTGGTCAGGCTTCGAGGGTTTTGTGCAGAAGGATCCAGACGcttattgatttatgatttcatGCCGAACGGCTCTCTGGATTCTTTACTGTTCACAAGTGACTCAAAAACTGAACGGAAGGTACTTGACTGGAAGACTCGATTTGAGATAGTATTAGGCACTGCAAGAGGGTTACTTTATCTCCATGAAGAATGTAGAGATTGCATCATTCACAGCGATGTTAAACCAGGAAACATTCTGCTGGACAGTAATTTGTCACCCAAGATAGCAGATTTTGGTTTGGCAAAGCTTGTGGGTAGAGGTTTTAGCCACGTGCTGACCACTACAAGAGGAACGAGAGGTTACTTGGCTCCAGAGTGGATCTCCGGTCTTCCCATCACTCCCAAAGTTGACGTCTACAGTTTTGGTATGACGCTCTTCGAAATCATCTCGGGGCGAAGAAATCTGGAGTTAAATGTACAAGATTCAAGTAAGTATTACTTTCCTGTGTGGGCTGCAACTCAGATTAACCAGGGAAAGACGATTAATATTGTGGAGGAGGGCGTTGCAGAGGAGGCAGATATTGAAGAGGTGAGAAGAGCAAGTATTGTAGGTTTGTTATGCATAGAAGAGGATGAGTATATGAGACCAAACATGGGGCAAGTGGTGCGGATGCTGGAAGGGAAGTTGGAGCCTCGAACTCTGCAGATTCAGAAGTCTCTACCCGAGGAAGAGCAAGcagaacaaagccagactagtacgGATAGCGGTGGCAATGGCATTAGTTAA